The genomic stretch AGCAACGAGACCGGCGGCGAATGCTACGACTGCGAGCAGTGCCAATTTCTTCATCATATCCCTTCCTCCTATTCTGATGGGGGGAACGTCCGGCTCGGCTGACCTCGCCGTTTCCCCCCAAACCCCTCGAGCTCGCGCTGGCAAAGCCAGCCGCTCACTCGCCTTTTTTTCAAATCACGCGCGCCAAGCTATATAATAGCTTTCTAAAAATCAAGTAGATTTTTTTTGATAACCTGTTATTTTGCCAACTTATGTTACAAAAATTCTACAAGAAGCATTCTTTGATCGGAACGGTCATTCGTCTGATAAAGTTCGTCACGACATTTGTCATAGTCTTTTCAACCATCTTCGTCGGAGCTATCGTTGCGCTCTACTTCTATTTCGCCTACGACCTTCCAAATATCCATACACTGAAGGACTACAAACCGCCCGTAGTCAGCGAGGTCTTCAGCGACGACGGGACCAAGATAGGCGAGTTCTGGAAGGAATGCAGACTCTGGATGCCTATTGAAGCGATACCCAAACAGGTGATAAACGGATTCATCGCGGCAGAGGACACACGATTTTTCGAACATCACGGCGTCGACATACTCGGCATCGGAAGGGCAATGTTCGAGAACCTGAAGGCGGGGCATATCGTTCAGGGTGGATCCACAATAACGCAGCAGATCACCCGCTCCATCCTTCTCTCCAGCGAAAGAAAGATAGCCCGAAAGATAAGGGAGGCGGTACTTGCCACAAGGATCGAACGCAATCTCAACAAGGAACAGATATTGGAATTGTATCTCAACCAGATATTCCTTGGAGACCGGGCCTATGGAATAAAGGCCGCGGCAAGGAACTACTTCCACAAGAGCGTAAACGAACTGTCTATCGCAGAAATTGCCATGATAGCCGGAATGCCCACCGCGCCCTCGACCGACTCGCCTGTCCACAGTATAGAAAAGGCGCGCGATCGGCAGGAATATGTCTTAAGCAAAATGTATGAGCACGGTTTCATAACAAAGGAACAGGAAAGCGCTGCCATGGCGGAAAGACTCACGAT from Deltaproteobacteria bacterium CG11_big_fil_rev_8_21_14_0_20_49_13 encodes the following:
- a CDS encoding penicillin-binding protein, with amino-acid sequence MLQKFYKKHSLIGTVIRLIKFVTTFVIVFSTIFVGAIVALYFYFAYDLPNIHTLKDYKPPVVSEVFSDDGTKIGEFWKECRLWMPIEAIPKQVINGFIAAEDTRFFEHHGVDILGIGRAMFENLKAGHIVQGGSTITQQITRSILLSSERKIARKIREAVLATRIERNLNKEQILELYLNQIFLGDRAYGIKAAARNYFHKSVNELSIAEIAMIAGMPTAPSTDSPVHSIEKARDRQEYVLSKMYEHGFITKEQESAAMAERLTIHVAETDKDFNYKYTPYFTEHVRRMLIDKYGEKTLYEGGLKIYTTASLPFSLDAQKAVRWGLERLDKRQGYRGALGN